A single window of Sphaerodactylus townsendi isolate TG3544 linkage group LG05, MPM_Stown_v2.3, whole genome shotgun sequence DNA harbors:
- the LOC125433013 gene encoding cytochrome P450 4B1-like has protein sequence MEEGSESNTGMGQNIKTLPEALTSSFWSWLPKGPYEICQLIVVLSLTYMILKTMKLYRHKQYLIKVLRCFPGPPSHWLYGHTKMMISEKEFPSIESWTKEYPHCHPIWYGGFLVFLNINHPDFAKAVFSRNDPKSLVVYDFLVPWIGKGLLILNGPKWQKHRKLLTPGFHYEILKPYVALLVESVKVMLEKWEKLVPKDTKTSVELFEHVSLMTLDSIMKCAFSYESNCQVNSDNNYIKTVYDLCFMFYQRMKTPLHHNDLIYWFTSQGRQFHKGCKLAHLHTDNVIRERKESLKNEQELEKILKKRRLDFLDILLCAKDENGNPLSDEDLRAEVDTFMFEGHDTTSSGISWLLYCMAMNPEHQQRCREEIQELIGEQGTIQWDDLGKMTYITMCIKESLRIYPPVPMIARELQAPVTFADGRTLPKGFLALLHIYALHRNPEVWDSPEVFNPLRFSPENSATRHSYAFLPFAAGARNCIGQQFAMNEMKVALALTLLRFELLPDPSQPPIPIPQIITRSKNGIFVNLKILH, from the exons ATGGAAGAGGGATCAGAGTCTAATACTGGCATGGGGCAGAACATAAAAACTCTACCAGAGGCTCTTACAAGCTCTTTTTGGTCTTGGTTGCCTAAGGGTCCCTATGAGATATGTCAGTTGATTGTTGTTTTGAGCCTCACTTACATGATCCTGAAAACCATGAAGCTATATCGGCACAAGCAATACCTGATCAAAGTCCTCAGGTGTTTTCCAGGACCTCCCAGCCATTGGCTTTATGGCCACACCAAAATG ATGATATCAGAAAAAGAGTTCCCGAGTATTGAATCATGGACGAAAGAATATCCGCATTGTCATCCAATCTGGTATGGAGGATTCTTAGTTTTCCTAAATATCAACCATCCTGACTTTGCAAAAGCAGTATTTAGCAGAAACG ATCCTAAATCACTTGTTGTATATGATTTCCTCGTTCCATGGATTG GAAAGGGGTTACTGATCCTGAATGGGCCAAAGTGGCAGAAGCACCGGAAGTTATTGACTCCAGGGTTCCACTATGAGATCCTGAAGCCATATGTGGCCCTATTGGTAGAATCAGTCAAAGTGATGCTG GAAAAATGGGAAAAGTTGGTCCCCAAAGACACCAAAACATCAGTGGAATTGTTTGAGCATGTCAGCTTAATGACTTTGGATAGCATCATGAAATGTGCCTTCAGCTATGAAAGCAATTGTCAAGTGAACAG TGATAATAACTACATTAAAACTGTATACGACCTCTGCTTCATGTTCTATCAAAGAATGAAGACACCTCTTCACCATAATGACCTCATTTACTGGTTCACTTCACAAGGACGTCAGTTTCACAAAGGTTGCAAACTGGCTCATCTCCACACAG ATAATGTaataagagagagaaaggagtccCTCAAGAATGAGCAAGAACTTGAAAAAATCCTGAAGAAGAGACGCCTGGACTTTCTGGACATTCTTCTTTGTGCAAAG GATGAAAATGGAAATCCATTGTCAGATGAAGACCTGAGAGCTGAAGTGGATACATTCATGTTCGAAGGCCATGATACCACATCTAGTGGAATCTCTTGGCTTCTGTATTGTATGGCCATGAATCCTGAACATCAGCAGAGATGTAGAGAGGAGATACAAGAACTTATTGGGGAACAGGGAACTATTCAATG GGATGACCTAGGAAAGATGACTTATATTACTATGTGTATTAAAGAAAGTCTTCGCATTTATCCTCCTGTACCTATGATAGCTCGAGAATTACAGGCACCAGTGACATTTGCTGATGGACGAACCTTACCCAAAG GGTTTTTGGCTCTGTTGCATATTTATGCTCTTCACAGAAATCCTGAAGTTTGGGACAGTCCTGAG GTCTTTAATCCTCTAAGATTCTCACCAGAAAATTCAGCTACTCGTCATTCATAtgctttccttccttttgctgcTGGAGCaag GAACTGCATTGGGCAACAATTTGCCATGAATGAAATGAAAGTTGCTCTTGCCTTGACACTTCTGCGCTTTGAACTTCTGCCCGATCCTTCCCAACCCCCCATTCCCATTCCACAGATTATCACCCGATCTAAGAATGGGATCTTTGTTAATCTGAAGATTCTCCACTGA